A window of the Sporosarcina sp. FSL K6-2383 genome harbors these coding sequences:
- a CDS encoding DUF6838 family protein, whose protein sequence is MNNLKSLIIQQIKSVFGSTIKVYDEEVKQGLKVPSFQFLIADNSQTTGLNVVKRNPVFNVNYFPKSLNERRTECDEVLETFQNEFRLIGGKHYAYEIEGKMSDGVLVITFGLRLLLKEVVTGTPMTTLGGVTVGFKK, encoded by the coding sequence GTGAATAACTTGAAATCTCTCATTATCCAACAAATAAAAAGTGTATTCGGCAGCACGATTAAAGTGTATGACGAAGAGGTTAAACAGGGTTTGAAGGTACCGTCTTTTCAATTTCTGATTGCAGATAATTCGCAAACTACTGGCTTGAATGTGGTGAAGCGTAACCCTGTTTTTAACGTCAACTATTTCCCGAAGTCATTGAACGAGCGACGTACAGAGTGCGACGAGGTGTTAGAAACATTTCAAAACGAATTTAGGCTGATAGGCGGTAAACACTACGCATACGAAATTGAAGGGAAAATGTCGGATGGTGTACTAGTCATCACGTTTGGCCTGCGTTTGTTGTTAAAAGAAGTAGTTACAGGTACGCCGATGACTACGCTTGGAGGTGTGACGGTTGGGTTCAAAAAATGA
- a CDS encoding HK97 gp10 family phage protein produces the protein MKQNLIELQKASHAIHLKVAKRIAQLAIRKVKKMTPVDTGDLRNNWKYHIVKKGDIYTILIYNQLEYASFVEDGRRIVVAGATIGWVEGRFMLKLTKDEMERIAPRMWKIDVEKEMRRIFGE, from the coding sequence ATGAAACAAAATCTGATTGAGTTACAAAAAGCTTCGCACGCCATCCATTTGAAGGTCGCGAAGCGCATTGCTCAATTGGCGATACGTAAGGTTAAGAAGATGACGCCAGTTGATACAGGAGATCTTCGTAATAACTGGAAATACCACATCGTAAAAAAAGGCGATATCTACACTATACTCATTTACAATCAACTAGAATATGCAAGTTTCGTTGAAGACGGGCGCCGAATAGTTGTAGCAGGAGCGACAATCGGCTGGGTGGAAGGCAGATTCATGTTAAAGCTCACGAAAGATGAAATGGAACGCATCGCCCCTCGGATGTGGAAAATAGATGTCGAGAAGGAGATGAGGAGAATCTTTGGTGAATAA
- a CDS encoding phage scaffolding protein: protein MNREFLKGLGLDDAAIDKIMAEHGKTVESHKSKVTDLESSVTDLKGQLTQRDSDLKDLKKKAEGSEELQTQLTTLQGKYDTETADFETKLKDTNLATAMKLDLIGKVHDVDMVIGQIDKSKIKVDETGKVTEGLDEQIKTLQESKSFLFVEKQEEKSPLFKGLTPADGKKGEDKEKNTSEDFGKSLAHLAAGNADLDKARDSYFG, encoded by the coding sequence ATGAATAGAGAGTTTTTAAAAGGTTTGGGTTTGGATGATGCTGCTATTGACAAGATCATGGCAGAGCATGGTAAAACAGTCGAGTCGCATAAATCAAAGGTTACTGACCTCGAATCAAGTGTCACTGATTTGAAAGGTCAACTCACACAGCGTGATTCCGACCTGAAAGACTTGAAGAAAAAAGCAGAGGGTAGCGAAGAACTTCAAACGCAACTTACTACTTTGCAAGGGAAATACGATACTGAGACGGCTGATTTTGAAACAAAGCTGAAAGACACAAACCTTGCAACTGCAATGAAATTAGATCTAATTGGTAAAGTCCATGACGTTGATATGGTCATTGGTCAAATCGATAAGTCTAAAATCAAAGTAGATGAAACAGGTAAGGTCACCGAAGGACTCGACGAGCAGATTAAAACCCTGCAAGAATCGAAGTCCTTCTTGTTTGTCGAAAAACAGGAAGAAAAATCTCCATTGTTCAAGGGGCTCACACCGGCAGATGGTAAAAAAGGCGAAGACAAAGAAAAAAATACGAGCGAAGATTTCGGGAAAAGTCTAGCTCACTTAGCAGCAGGAAATGCAGATTTAGATAAAGCCCGAGATTCATATTTCGGATAA
- a CDS encoding phage tail sheath C-terminal domain-containing protein, producing MAGGIWIKQDKVRPGAYTNFKTNSLADAGLDLTGAVIVPIALDWGVVGEFVKVTPSSDFKALFGKPLNQIVPIREAFKGSSQVTVFNVNGEGVKATAVSTTFTATAVHGGTGGNNISVKFTLGLNESVVKTYLDGVEVDSQTAAIATDLAANDYVVFSGDFPVADATLTLATGTTVPATNGSYDAIVAGLDTQEFKTIALGTEEADLKALFALKVKELREMAGKNVTFVTNGYAIADSEAVVSVVNGVTLEGNEVLTAKDAVYFYGGAYASAGVDSLTYVAYPGAIDCERKTNDEIIQALKDGHIIYTFNNGLVVIEQDINTFKSFTVEKNQDFRKNKIVRTQDAISDATSFVFSTKFIGKNINNGNGRNLFKAALIKDVYDPLAGVEAIEYTSEEIIVEQGIEKDAVTTNSYVTIQDAMEKLYTTVNCK from the coding sequence ATGGCAGGTGGAATTTGGATTAAACAAGACAAAGTGCGTCCAGGCGCATATACAAATTTTAAAACAAACTCACTCGCAGACGCAGGTCTTGATTTAACGGGTGCGGTTATCGTCCCTATAGCTTTAGATTGGGGAGTAGTCGGCGAGTTCGTTAAGGTGACTCCATCTAGCGATTTCAAAGCGCTATTTGGTAAGCCGTTGAATCAAATCGTGCCTATTCGCGAAGCGTTCAAGGGTTCGAGTCAAGTGACGGTGTTCAATGTTAACGGCGAGGGAGTTAAGGCTACGGCAGTAAGCACAACGTTCACAGCTACAGCGGTACACGGCGGTACAGGCGGCAATAACATTAGTGTTAAATTCACGCTAGGTCTGAATGAATCGGTAGTTAAAACATATCTCGATGGCGTAGAAGTAGATTCACAAACTGCTGCTATTGCTACTGATTTGGCGGCTAATGACTACGTTGTATTCTCGGGAGATTTTCCCGTCGCAGACGCCACGCTGACACTTGCAACCGGCACTACTGTTCCAGCCACTAATGGCTCATATGATGCAATTGTCGCAGGCTTGGATACACAAGAGTTCAAGACTATCGCACTCGGAACAGAAGAAGCAGATTTAAAAGCGCTATTTGCATTGAAAGTTAAAGAATTGCGTGAAATGGCGGGTAAGAATGTGACGTTCGTTACGAATGGTTACGCAATCGCCGACAGTGAAGCGGTAGTATCGGTCGTCAATGGCGTGACACTCGAAGGCAACGAGGTTCTGACTGCTAAAGATGCAGTTTACTTCTATGGTGGCGCTTATGCCTCGGCGGGTGTTGATTCGTTAACATATGTTGCTTATCCTGGCGCTATCGACTGCGAACGCAAGACTAACGACGAGATCATTCAAGCGTTGAAAGACGGCCATATCATCTATACATTCAACAATGGCCTTGTTGTTATCGAGCAGGATATTAACACGTTCAAGTCGTTTACTGTGGAGAAGAATCAAGATTTCCGTAAGAACAAGATTGTTCGTACGCAAGATGCGATTTCTGATGCTACCAGTTTCGTGTTTTCAACTAAGTTCATTGGTAAAAACATCAACAACGGCAATGGTCGAAACTTGTTCAAAGCCGCGTTGATAAAAGATGTGTACGATCCGCTTGCAGGAGTAGAAGCTATAGAATACACATCAGAAGAAATCATCGTCGAGCAAGGCATTGAAAAAGACGCAGTTACAACAAATTCTTACGTCACAATTCAAGATGCTATGGAAAAACTATATACAACAGTAAATTGCAAATAA
- a CDS encoding major capsid protein, translating to MPNIFDLVNAKSIATYYTESTSNKTPSLGRTLFPPKKQLGLDLSWIKGANGLPVALMPSEFDAKATLRDRIGFSKVETEMPFFREAMRIGEKDRQELNKLLASSNEAYLMPMITKIYDDVTTLVKGAEVQPERMIMQLLSTGKIAIRANRQDFDYDYGMKNDHKETLLTTAKWSDKDSTPIQDILRWQNKVLDNTGSKPTKAIMTNKTFSYLLNHPSIRLDMNPLGGQNIIMTDAMLKQYLSVKLGLSVAVYDKKYIAEDKTTQNFFPDDVFTLIPDGSLGNTYFGTTPEESDLMAGNSPADVQIVDTGVAITTIKEPHPVNVETIVSEIVLPSFETLDNIFIATVN from the coding sequence ATGCCAAACATTTTTGATCTAGTTAATGCGAAAAGCATTGCAACTTACTACACAGAATCAACATCGAATAAAACGCCATCACTGGGGCGGACGTTATTTCCTCCGAAGAAGCAGCTTGGGCTTGATTTAAGCTGGATTAAAGGCGCTAACGGGTTGCCTGTTGCTCTTATGCCTTCCGAGTTTGATGCGAAAGCGACTCTACGTGATCGCATTGGATTCAGTAAAGTTGAGACGGAAATGCCATTCTTCCGTGAGGCGATGCGTATCGGGGAGAAGGACCGTCAAGAACTGAATAAACTTTTAGCGTCGTCTAACGAAGCTTATTTGATGCCGATGATTACCAAAATTTACGATGACGTTACTACGCTTGTAAAAGGTGCTGAAGTTCAGCCGGAACGCATGATTATGCAATTGCTTTCAACTGGGAAGATTGCTATTCGTGCGAATCGACAAGACTTCGATTACGACTATGGCATGAAGAACGATCACAAAGAAACGTTATTGACTACTGCGAAATGGTCAGATAAGGATTCAACTCCTATCCAGGACATTCTCCGTTGGCAGAATAAAGTGTTGGACAACACTGGTTCGAAGCCGACCAAGGCAATTATGACGAACAAGACGTTTAGTTATTTGTTAAATCACCCAAGTATTCGATTGGATATGAATCCGTTGGGCGGACAAAACATCATCATGACGGATGCGATGCTTAAGCAGTATCTAAGTGTAAAACTTGGTCTATCCGTTGCTGTATATGATAAAAAGTACATCGCAGAAGACAAAACAACACAGAATTTCTTCCCGGACGATGTGTTTACACTCATTCCGGATGGATCTCTTGGAAACACGTATTTCGGTACTACTCCTGAAGAATCCGATCTTATGGCTGGTAATTCTCCGGCTGATGTCCAAATCGTTGACACTGGTGTGGCGATTACAACGATTAAAGAGCCGCATCCAGTGAACGTCGAAACAATCGTTTCCGAGATTGTATTGCCGTCTTTCGAAACGCTCGACAATATCTTCATTGCGACAGTTAACTAA
- a CDS encoding minor capsid protein, with protein MAKPNKKYWEDRAEQREMESQLIASKYLARMDESLREAQLDIVRQIEAFYARYSIENKVTLTEARKYLNVKELKDFKDIDLKRFREMSLSSNPEYNRILNAASYRVRISRLEALNLNIEMRMAQLYGGLNGLQQYAYTGLGEVYQASYYQSMFSLAQAGVVGGTVAVLTDKTMQEVLTYNWSGKEFSERIWGHQASTRMAIRKELEKSFASGRSIQKTTKAIMDATDVTRSRAETLVRTESNFFHGLAAQNSYTDAGIEKYEVLATLDSRTSNICREQDGKVYDSKDYEPGVTANPFHPNCRSTTIPWFDESEYTDGEQRQSADGLIDSMTYEEWFGKYVV; from the coding sequence ATGGCTAAGCCAAATAAAAAGTATTGGGAAGATCGTGCTGAGCAGCGTGAGATGGAATCGCAGCTTATTGCGAGCAAGTATCTTGCGCGAATGGATGAAAGTTTACGAGAAGCGCAACTTGACATCGTGCGTCAAATTGAAGCGTTCTATGCTAGGTATTCTATCGAAAACAAAGTAACCCTTACCGAAGCTCGAAAGTATTTAAATGTTAAAGAGTTAAAGGATTTTAAGGACATCGATTTGAAGCGATTCCGTGAGATGTCCTTATCTAGCAATCCGGAATACAACAGGATTCTGAATGCTGCTAGTTATCGAGTTCGCATTTCACGTTTAGAAGCTCTCAATCTTAATATCGAAATGCGAATGGCTCAGTTATACGGTGGTCTGAACGGGTTACAACAGTACGCGTATACTGGTTTAGGAGAAGTCTATCAAGCTTCTTACTATCAGTCGATGTTTAGTTTGGCCCAAGCGGGTGTGGTTGGCGGCACCGTGGCGGTACTAACTGATAAGACGATGCAGGAAGTGCTGACATACAACTGGAGCGGTAAGGAGTTTTCTGAACGAATTTGGGGGCATCAAGCATCTACACGAATGGCTATCCGTAAAGAGCTAGAGAAAAGCTTTGCTTCTGGCAGGTCTATTCAAAAGACAACGAAAGCTATCATGGATGCAACAGATGTTACCCGCTCGAGAGCAGAGACGCTTGTACGAACTGAGTCAAACTTCTTCCACGGTTTGGCTGCGCAAAACAGCTATACCGATGCCGGGATAGAAAAGTACGAAGTCTTAGCGACGCTAGATAGCCGAACATCTAACATTTGTCGCGAGCAGGACGGGAAGGTCTATGATTCGAAGGATTACGAACCTGGTGTTACGGCAAATCCATTTCACCCGAATTGTCGCTCCACCACAATTCCTTGGTTTGATGAATCCGAATACACCGATGGCGAACAGCGACAGTCCGCTGATGGCTTGATTGATTCGATGACGTATGAAGAGTGGTTCGGGAAGTATGTAGTTTAA